The proteins below come from a single Erythrobacter sp. SG61-1L genomic window:
- a CDS encoding electron transfer flavoprotein-ubiquinone oxidoreductase codes for MSERESMPYDVVVVGAGPAGLAAAIRLKQLAPDATVCILEKGSEVGAHILSGAVVDPKALDELLPDWRDDGCPMAEVPVTDNWHWVLTAGSKLDMPHAMMPPLMSNKGCYTGSLGNLCRWLAEKAEALGVEVFPGFPASEVLFDESGAVMGVATQDMGVAKDGSHKPDYQPGMELHAKYTLFAEGARGHLTKRLKAHYDLERDCQPQVYGLGIKELWDIAPEKHVPGRVIHTQGWPLSESGSWGGGFLYHQANGQVALGFVTALDYANPYVYPFEEFQRWKQHPEIRAVLEGGRRVSYGARAINEGGWQSVPKLEFPGGALIGCSAGFVNVPRIKGSHTAMKSGMLAAEAIAEAFQTGRQNDELSGYGAALRQSWIARELELVKNAEPLVAKFGGTVGTVLAGADMWLRTLGIRLPFTMEHHTDASATGEAKNYKPIAYPKPDGVISFDRLSSVFLSNTNHEEDQPCHLKLKDPQVPVTVNLPVYAGPEARYCPAGVYEFVGVEEGNPSLVINAQNCVHCKTCDIKDPTQNIEWVTPEGGGGPNYPNM; via the coding sequence ATGAGCGAACGCGAATCCATGCCTTATGACGTTGTGGTGGTTGGGGCCGGCCCTGCCGGGCTTGCCGCCGCCATCCGTCTCAAGCAGCTCGCCCCGGATGCGACGGTCTGCATCCTTGAAAAGGGTTCGGAAGTCGGCGCCCATATTCTCTCGGGCGCGGTGGTCGATCCCAAGGCGCTGGACGAGCTGCTGCCCGACTGGCGTGACGATGGCTGCCCGATGGCGGAAGTGCCGGTGACCGACAATTGGCACTGGGTGCTTACTGCCGGCAGCAAGCTGGACATGCCGCACGCCATGATGCCCCCGCTGATGAGCAACAAGGGCTGCTATACCGGATCGCTGGGCAATCTGTGCCGCTGGCTGGCCGAAAAGGCCGAGGCACTGGGCGTGGAAGTGTTCCCCGGCTTCCCGGCCTCTGAAGTTCTGTTCGACGAGAGCGGCGCGGTGATGGGCGTCGCCACGCAGGACATGGGCGTGGCCAAGGATGGCAGCCACAAGCCGGACTATCAGCCGGGCATGGAACTCCACGCCAAATATACTCTGTTCGCCGAAGGCGCGCGCGGCCACCTGACCAAAAGGCTCAAGGCGCATTACGACCTTGAGCGCGATTGCCAGCCGCAGGTCTATGGCCTGGGCATCAAGGAATTGTGGGACATTGCGCCTGAAAAGCACGTGCCGGGCCGGGTGATCCACACGCAGGGCTGGCCGCTGAGCGAAAGCGGCAGCTGGGGCGGTGGGTTCCTTTACCATCAGGCGAACGGGCAGGTTGCGCTCGGCTTCGTCACCGCGCTCGATTACGCGAACCCCTACGTCTATCCCTTCGAGGAATTCCAGCGCTGGAAACAGCACCCGGAAATCCGCGCCGTTCTAGAAGGCGGCCGCCGCGTTTCCTATGGCGCGAGGGCGATCAACGAAGGTGGCTGGCAGTCCGTGCCGAAGCTGGAATTCCCCGGCGGCGCATTGATCGGCTGTTCGGCAGGCTTCGTGAATGTGCCGCGCATCAAGGGCAGCCACACCGCGATGAAGAGCGGGATGCTGGCTGCAGAGGCGATTGCCGAGGCTTTCCAGACGGGCCGCCAGAATGATGAGCTGTCCGGTTATGGCGCGGCCCTGCGCCAGAGCTGGATCGCCAGGGAACTGGAACTGGTGAAGAATGCCGAACCGCTGGTGGCGAAGTTCGGCGGCACTGTGGGCACGGTGCTGGCAGGCGCGGACATGTGGCTGCGCACGCTGGGCATCCGCCTGCCGTTCACCATGGAACACCATACCGATGCCTCCGCAACCGGAGAGGCGAAGAACTACAAGCCTATCGCCTATCCCAAGCCCGATGGCGTGATCAGTTTCGACCGGCTTTCCTCCGTGTTCCTGTCGAACACCAATCACGAGGAAGACCAGCCCTGCCATCTGAAGCTGAAAGACCCGCAGGTTCCGGTGACCGTGAACCTGCCGGTCTATGCCGGGCCTGAGGCACGTTATTGCCCAGCGGGCGTGTATGAATTCGTGGGCGTGGAAGAAGGCAATCCCAGCCTGGTGATCAACGCCCAGAACTGCGTCCACTGCAAGACCTGCGACATCAAGGACCCGACGCAGAACATCGAATGGGTAACGCCGGAAGGCGGCGGCGGTCCGAATTATCCGAATATGTGA
- a CDS encoding endonuclease domain-containing protein, whose protein sequence is MITGPRDTVKRARKLRSEMTLPEAMLWREMRKRPQGLKFRRQHPAGDYVLDFYCAAARLAIEVDGFAHAGIRAAKADAARSHFLRSQGVATLRVPAKAVLDDLGAAMERVVGVCCDRIGASMTPHVPLHHPADGPPPRNGEDL, encoded by the coding sequence GTGATCACCGGACCTCGCGACACGGTCAAACGCGCACGCAAATTGCGCAGTGAAATGACCTTGCCTGAGGCGATGCTCTGGCGGGAAATGCGCAAACGCCCGCAAGGCTTGAAATTCCGCCGGCAGCATCCGGCAGGGGATTACGTGCTGGATTTCTATTGCGCAGCGGCCCGTCTGGCGATCGAGGTGGACGGTTTCGCCCACGCCGGGATACGTGCCGCGAAGGCGGATGCCGCCCGGTCCCATTTCCTCAGGTCGCAAGGTGTTGCTACATTGCGTGTCCCGGCGAAGGCTGTGCTGGACGATCTCGGGGCGGCGATGGAGCGGGTAGTTGGGGTTTGTTGTGACAGGATTGGTGCTTCGATGACCCCACATGTGCCCCTCCACCATCCTGCGGATGGTCCCCCTCCCCGGAACGGGGAGGATTTGTGA
- a CDS encoding 4-(cytidine 5'-diphospho)-2-C-methyl-D-erythritol kinase, translating to MKETAYAKINLALHVRRRREDGYHELETLFAFVDAGDELTARQAEEDSLVVTGEFGGVLTEPFDNIVARALGTLPRADGLAISLEKNLPVAAGLGGGSADAGAVFRLVERTHGLPDDWRQRAARLGADVPACVESVTCVGRGTGTQLEPGPADLAGTPVLLVNPRIPLATGPVFKAWDGQDRGPMPEGSARQIALEGRNDLEAPAISLCPEIADVLRDLEATGPWLSRMSGSGATCFALFDSPQALRDAAERLAQEHPQWWRMEGRLR from the coding sequence GTGAAAGAAACCGCCTACGCCAAGATCAATCTCGCCCTGCACGTCCGGCGGCGGCGGGAGGATGGGTATCATGAGCTGGAAACGCTCTTCGCCTTTGTCGATGCGGGGGATGAACTCACCGCGCGGCAGGCGGAGGAGGACAGCCTTGTCGTCACCGGAGAGTTCGGCGGGGTGCTGACCGAACCCTTCGACAATATCGTTGCTCGCGCGCTGGGCACCTTGCCGCGGGCCGATGGGCTGGCGATCAGTCTGGAAAAGAACCTGCCGGTCGCCGCCGGACTGGGCGGCGGGTCCGCCGATGCCGGGGCAGTGTTCCGTCTGGTGGAGCGCACGCACGGCCTGCCGGACGACTGGCGGCAGCGGGCCGCGCGGCTGGGCGCCGATGTGCCTGCCTGCGTGGAAAGCGTGACCTGCGTGGGGCGCGGCACCGGGACGCAGCTGGAACCCGGCCCGGCCGATCTTGCCGGAACCCCCGTGCTGCTGGTCAATCCGCGCATTCCGCTGGCCACCGGGCCGGTGTTCAAGGCATGGGACGGGCAGGATCGCGGGCCTATGCCGGAAGGCAGTGCGCGCCAGATCGCGCTGGAAGGGCGCAACGATCTGGAGGCGCCTGCCATCTCGCTCTGCCCCGAAATCGCCGATGTGTTGCGTGATCTTGAAGCCACAGGCCCATGGCTGTCGCGCATGTCGGGCAGCGGGGCGACCTGTTTTGCCCTGTTCGACAGCCCGCAGGCCTTGCGCGATGCGGCAGAGCGGCTAGCGCAGGAACATCCGCAATGGTGGCGCATGGAAGGCAGGCTGCGATGA
- a CDS encoding N-formylglutamate amidohydrolase codes for MVAHGRQAAMIEEEAYRILGTPRFGGILVISDHASNLVPADIDLGIDPALMNDHIAIDIGVGAVGELMAQNPGIAAFQGNVSRLVCDFNRDEDSLASVPEVSDGVEIPGNRGGVHEARLARFYRPYHSALAHLLVETPPSLILSLHSFTPQLASDPHSHRPWDCGVLYNQDDRASRVAIPLLDAEGLHVGENEPYSGKILNTTMNVHAEAEGRPYFGVEIRQDKVTTSAQQEEWAERLVRICNRVAIAIGE; via the coding sequence ATGGTGGCGCATGGAAGGCAGGCTGCGATGATCGAGGAAGAAGCTTACCGGATTTTGGGCACTCCGCGTTTTGGCGGTATCCTCGTCATCTCGGACCATGCTTCGAACCTCGTGCCCGCTGACATAGACCTCGGCATCGATCCGGCGCTGATGAACGATCATATCGCCATCGACATCGGTGTTGGCGCGGTGGGCGAGTTGATGGCACAAAACCCCGGCATCGCCGCCTTTCAGGGCAATGTCAGCCGCCTGGTATGCGACTTCAACCGGGACGAGGATTCCCTCGCCAGCGTTCCGGAAGTGAGCGACGGGGTGGAAATACCCGGCAATCGCGGCGGGGTGCACGAGGCGCGGCTGGCGCGTTTCTATCGCCCCTATCACAGTGCACTGGCCCACCTGCTGGTGGAAACGCCGCCATCGCTGATCCTTTCGCTCCACAGCTTCACGCCCCAACTCGCCAGCGATCCGCACAGCCATCGCCCGTGGGATTGCGGGGTGCTGTACAATCAGGATGACCGGGCATCGCGCGTGGCCATTCCCCTGCTGGATGCCGAAGGCCTGCATGTTGGCGAGAACGAGCCCTATTCGGGCAAGATCCTCAATACGACGATGAACGTCCATGCCGAGGCGGAGGGGCGGCCTTACTTCGGTGTCGAAATCCGGCAGGACAAGGTAACTACTTCCGCCCAGCAGGAAGAATGGGCCGAGCGGCTGGTGCGTATCTGCAACCGGGTGGCGATAGCCATTGGGGAATGA
- the ilvD gene encoding dihydroxy-acid dehydratase — protein sequence MPAYRSRTSTHGRNMAGARGLWRATGMKDSDFGKPIIAVVNSFTQFVPGHVHLKDLGQLVAGEIHAAGGIAKEFNTIAVDDGIAMGHDGMLYSLPSRDLIADSVEYMVNAHCADAMVCISNCDKITPGMLMAAMRLNIPCVFVSGGPMEAGKVVVKGKEVALDLIDAMVAAADESYTDEEVATIERSACPTCGSCSGMFTANSMNCLTEALGLSLPGNGSQLATHSDRKQLFERAGRLVVTLAKRYYEEEDESVLPRAIASFEAFENAMSLDIAMGGSTNTVLHLLAAAQEAGVDFTMADIDRLSRKVPCLSKVAPAKNDVHMEDVHRAGGIMAILGELDRAGLLHTALPTVHSPTLGDALADWDIRLTNNPMVQEFYKAAPGGVPTQTAFSQSRRWDELDTDRESGVIRSAEHAFSKDGGLAVLYGNIALEGCIVKTAGVDDSILKFSGPAKVFESQDASVTAILTGQVEAGDVVVIRYEGPKGGPGMQEMLYPTSYLKSKGLGKACALITDGRFSGGTSGLSIGHASPEAAEGGAIGLVETGDMIEIDIPNRTIHLAVTDEELAHRRAKMEAKGAAAWQPEKPRERRVSAALQAYAAMTTSAARGAVRDVSQLKRG from the coding sequence ATGCCTGCCTATCGTTCCCGCACTTCCACCCATGGCCGCAACATGGCGGGCGCGAGGGGGCTGTGGCGTGCCACCGGCATGAAGGACAGCGATTTCGGTAAGCCGATCATCGCCGTGGTGAACAGCTTCACCCAGTTCGTGCCGGGCCATGTGCACCTGAAGGATCTTGGCCAGCTGGTCGCCGGGGAAATCCATGCGGCGGGCGGTATCGCCAAGGAATTCAACACCATCGCCGTGGATGACGGGATCGCCATGGGCCATGACGGGATGCTCTATTCGCTCCCCAGCCGCGACCTGATCGCGGACAGCGTGGAATATATGGTCAATGCCCATTGCGCCGATGCGATGGTTTGCATTTCCAATTGCGACAAGATCACGCCGGGCATGCTGATGGCTGCCATGCGCCTCAACATACCCTGCGTGTTCGTTTCCGGCGGGCCGATGGAAGCGGGCAAGGTCGTAGTGAAGGGCAAGGAAGTCGCGCTCGATTTGATCGACGCGATGGTCGCCGCGGCGGACGAATCCTACACGGATGAGGAAGTCGCCACGATCGAGCGTTCGGCATGCCCAACCTGCGGTTCCTGCTCGGGCATGTTCACCGCCAATTCGATGAACTGCCTGACCGAGGCGCTGGGCCTTTCGCTGCCGGGCAACGGTTCGCAGCTGGCCACCCATTCGGACCGCAAGCAACTGTTCGAACGCGCCGGTCGCCTCGTGGTGACGCTGGCCAAGCGCTATTACGAGGAAGAGGACGAAAGCGTCCTGCCGCGCGCCATTGCCAGCTTCGAAGCGTTTGAAAACGCGATGAGCCTGGACATTGCCATGGGCGGTTCCACCAACACCGTGCTGCACCTGCTGGCTGCCGCGCAGGAAGCAGGCGTGGACTTCACCATGGCCGATATCGACCGGCTGAGCCGCAAGGTGCCCTGCCTCTCCAAGGTCGCCCCGGCCAAGAACGACGTCCATATGGAAGACGTGCACCGCGCGGGCGGGATCATGGCGATCCTTGGCGAGCTTGACCGCGCCGGGCTGCTGCACACCGCGCTGCCCACGGTCCACAGCCCGACGCTGGGCGATGCGCTGGCCGATTGGGACATCCGTCTCACCAACAATCCCATGGTGCAGGAATTCTACAAGGCTGCACCGGGCGGCGTGCCGACCCAGACCGCCTTCAGCCAGAGCCGCCGCTGGGACGAGCTGGATACGGACCGGGAGAGCGGCGTGATCCGTTCGGCCGAACACGCTTTCTCCAAGGATGGCGGGCTTGCCGTGCTCTATGGCAATATCGCGCTGGAAGGCTGCATCGTGAAGACGGCGGGCGTGGACGATTCCATCCTGAAATTTTCCGGCCCGGCAAAGGTTTTTGAAAGCCAGGACGCTTCCGTCACCGCGATCCTTACCGGCCAGGTCGAGGCGGGCGACGTTGTCGTGATCCGTTACGAAGGGCCGAAGGGCGGGCCGGGCATGCAGGAAATGCTCTATCCCACCAGCTATCTGAAGTCGAAGGGGCTGGGCAAGGCCTGCGCCCTCATCACCGATGGCCGCTTCTCCGGCGGTACGTCGGGCCTGTCCATCGGCCATGCCTCGCCCGAAGCGGCGGAAGGCGGCGCCATCGGGCTGGTGGAAACGGGCGACATGATCGAGATCGACATCCCCAATCGCACGATCCATCTGGCCGTGACGGACGAGGAACTCGCCCATCGCCGCGCCAAGATGGAAGCGAAGGGCGCTGCTGCATGGCAGCCGGAAAAGCCGCGCGAACGCCGCGTTTCCGCTGCGCTGCAGGCCTATGCCGCGATGACCACCAGCGCCGCGCGCGGCGCGGTGCGGGACGTTTCGCAGCTCAAGCGGGGGTAA